A genomic window from Pseudonocardia broussonetiae includes:
- a CDS encoding FadR/GntR family transcriptional regulator: protein MTAARRDVAPRSVPSGMPPKRATVIAQRIVKEIKDRNLQAGAHLPPERDMLETYNVGRNTLREALRVLELQGVLTIRPGPGGGPVVTSPDSRHLASTLALLMQFADTPFRAVIETRQLLEPITARLCAERGDAGLLADLRGSVDAMGARLDDREAFLDENRRFHDLVAWGSDNALFGYCINSLHWITDGTVLGVDYPRRFRKLVWQAHDEVCTGIESGEGARAEAAMRKHMDDTLAYFERHYQRQMDEVLSWEMYAT from the coding sequence ATGACCGCCGCACGCAGGGACGTCGCGCCACGATCCGTGCCGTCGGGGATGCCTCCCAAGCGGGCGACGGTGATCGCGCAGCGCATCGTCAAGGAGATCAAGGACCGCAACCTGCAGGCGGGCGCGCACCTGCCGCCCGAGCGGGACATGCTCGAGACCTACAACGTCGGGCGCAACACCCTGCGTGAGGCGCTGCGCGTGCTCGAGCTGCAGGGCGTGCTGACGATCCGGCCCGGGCCGGGCGGCGGGCCGGTCGTGACCTCGCCGGACTCCCGGCACCTGGCCAGCACGCTGGCGCTGCTGATGCAGTTCGCCGACACCCCGTTCCGGGCCGTGATCGAGACCCGGCAGCTGCTGGAGCCGATCACCGCGCGGCTCTGCGCGGAGCGGGGGGACGCGGGCCTGCTGGCCGACCTGCGCGGCTCGGTCGACGCGATGGGGGCGAGGCTCGACGACCGCGAGGCGTTCCTCGACGAGAACCGGCGGTTCCACGACCTCGTCGCCTGGGGCTCGGACAACGCCCTGTTCGGCTACTGCATCAACTCGCTGCACTGGATCACCGACGGCACGGTCCTCGGCGTCGACTACCCGCGCCGGTTCCGCAAGCTGGTGTGGCAGGCGCACGACGAGGTCTGCACGGGCATCGAGTCCGGCGAGGGCGCCCGCGCCGAGGCGGCCATGCGCAAGCACATGGACGACACGCTCGCCTACTTCGAACGGCACTACCAGCGGCAGATGGACGAGGTCCTGAGCTGGGAGATGTACGCGACCTGA
- a CDS encoding acyl-CoA dehydrogenase family protein: MDFTEKWFGLGAAERALQEEAAALTASVADIAAEADAMSEIHPGMREALRASGLAALMVPAEFGGRGAQVDPLAVCLVREVLMKGSSHLDSMFALQGIGSYAITVGGTDEQRRHWLPRVASMETLAGLALTEDNAGSDLKNVSTTVTEKDGELVVHGEKSFISNAGAADFLVTLVKEELDGGPALSLVLVPSDAPGVSTRPSPELIAPHVLGDVSFDGVVLPPQARLGVPGKAMSLVLSTLAVFRVSVAGAAVGLATGALEEAARHARTREQFGRPLLKHGPVAQLLADSWNDVEMARLLTYQAASAAREDARGALNRSSMAKVAATEAASRVVDRCVQVMGRWGLVANSPIERYYRQARPMRLYEGASEVLKLGIATTLCAEVGPGAAR, from the coding sequence ATGGACTTCACAGAGAAGTGGTTCGGCCTGGGCGCCGCCGAGCGCGCGCTCCAGGAGGAGGCCGCCGCTCTCACCGCCTCCGTCGCGGACATCGCGGCCGAGGCCGACGCGATGAGCGAGATCCACCCGGGGATGCGGGAGGCCCTGCGCGCCAGCGGCCTGGCCGCCCTGATGGTGCCCGCCGAGTTCGGCGGCCGCGGCGCGCAGGTCGACCCCCTGGCCGTCTGCCTGGTCCGCGAGGTCCTCATGAAGGGCTCCTCGCACCTCGACTCGATGTTCGCCCTGCAGGGCATCGGCAGCTACGCGATCACCGTCGGCGGCACCGACGAGCAGCGCCGCCACTGGCTGCCGCGGGTCGCGTCGATGGAGACCCTGGCCGGGCTGGCCCTCACCGAGGACAACGCCGGCTCCGACCTCAAGAACGTGTCGACGACGGTCACGGAGAAGGACGGCGAGCTGGTCGTCCACGGGGAGAAGTCGTTCATCTCCAACGCCGGGGCGGCCGACTTCCTCGTCACGCTCGTCAAGGAGGAGCTCGACGGCGGCCCCGCGCTCTCGCTGGTGCTCGTCCCCTCCGACGCACCCGGCGTCAGCACCCGGCCCAGCCCGGAGCTGATCGCGCCGCACGTGCTCGGCGACGTGAGCTTCGACGGCGTCGTGCTCCCGCCGCAGGCGCGCCTGGGCGTGCCCGGCAAGGCGATGTCGCTCGTGCTGAGCACCCTCGCGGTGTTCCGCGTGTCCGTCGCCGGCGCCGCGGTCGGGCTGGCCACCGGCGCCCTCGAGGAGGCCGCCCGGCACGCCCGGACCCGCGAGCAGTTCGGCCGGCCGCTGCTCAAGCACGGCCCCGTCGCCCAGCTGCTCGCCGACTCCTGGAACGACGTCGAGATGGCCCGGCTGCTCACCTACCAGGCCGCGTCCGCCGCCCGCGAGGACGCGCGCGGAGCGCTGAACCGCTCCTCGATGGCGAAGGTCGCGGCGACCGAGGCCGCCAGCCGGGTCGTGGACCGCTGCGTGCAGGTCATGGGCCGCTGGGGCCTGGTCGCGAACAGCCCGATCGAGCGCTACTACCGCCAGGCCCGGCCGATGCGCCTCTACGAGGGCGCGTCCGAGGTCCTCAAGCTCGGCATCGCCACGACCCTGTGCGCCGAGGTCGGCCCCGGCGCGGCCCGGTGA
- a CDS encoding SDR family NAD(P)-dependent oxidoreductase translates to MTRTVLVTGGASGIGAACAALLAEQGWAVEVADLRPGPGHHELDVADPAAWAAVLDAVGPVNALVNCGGHRSRGALVDLDVAEFERMLRVHVVGTFLGVQACARRWIADGTPGSVVTMSSVTNTQAVAGQPHYVAAKAGVAGLVRAAAVELAPHGIRVNAIAPGVIRTPMTADRLGDPEQTAWLMNRVPARRPGEPVEIAAAVGFLVSDAASYVTGTVLPVDGAWTAS, encoded by the coding sequence GTGACCCGCACCGTCCTCGTCACCGGGGGCGCGTCGGGGATCGGGGCCGCGTGCGCGGCCCTGCTCGCCGAGCAGGGCTGGGCCGTCGAGGTCGCGGACCTGCGGCCCGGCCCCGGCCACCACGAGCTCGACGTCGCCGACCCCGCGGCGTGGGCGGCGGTGCTCGACGCCGTCGGCCCCGTCAACGCCCTGGTCAACTGCGGCGGCCACCGCAGCCGGGGCGCGCTGGTCGACCTCGACGTCGCCGAGTTCGAGCGGATGCTGCGCGTGCACGTCGTCGGCACGTTCCTCGGCGTCCAGGCGTGCGCGCGGCGCTGGATCGCCGACGGCACCCCGGGGTCGGTCGTGACGATGAGCTCGGTGACCAACACCCAGGCCGTCGCCGGGCAGCCGCACTACGTCGCGGCGAAGGCCGGGGTCGCCGGACTGGTGCGGGCGGCCGCGGTCGAGCTGGCCCCCCACGGGATCCGGGTGAACGCGATCGCCCCGGGCGTCATCCGCACGCCCATGACCGCCGACCGGCTCGGCGACCCCGAGCAGACCGCGTGGCTGATGAACCGGGTGCCGGCCCGCCGGCCCGGCGAGCCCGTGGAGATCGCCGCGGCGGTCGGCTTCCTCGTCTCCGACGCCGCGTCCTACGTCACGGGGACGGTCCTGCCCGTCGACGGGGCGTGGACGGCGTCGTAG
- a CDS encoding MFS transporter, producing the protein MSTPTGPSRGPRPATVVGVSALAVGFGASPGFVLGFLAVPLQADLDLERWQVGLLVGAFFGATGLGSIVGGRIAERVGPRRAVVADQLVVALALATAALLPHYAVLLGAAVVAGAGYALTNAGTSIAIAAALPPHRHGVALAVRTAGVPLLVAISAVVAAGTAELVGWRAVLGGYAPLLLLVAALALAVLPGLAPATAGRTGPAPLPRRFGWFPLAAFALIAGSQALFSWMVPFLHEVGGVSLAAAGALTSTGSLAAIVGMVVLARRSDRAAAGGRLPAIVVLCLLVAVGQLLLVAGIPTGPPLMVAGLLVATVAQLAAISLMHAAVIAAAPGAVGRAAGVTMAGYYLGALAGPPLFGLLVDRTGGYGPAWLACAALVVAGAAGFWRCRRITSPAPARAAPGSAPPTPA; encoded by the coding sequence GTGAGCACTCCAACCGGCCCCTCCCGGGGCCCCCGCCCCGCCACCGTCGTCGGCGTCAGCGCCCTCGCGGTCGGGTTCGGCGCCTCCCCCGGGTTCGTTCTCGGCTTCCTCGCCGTGCCGCTGCAGGCCGACCTCGACCTGGAGCGGTGGCAGGTCGGGCTGCTCGTCGGCGCGTTCTTCGGCGCGACCGGCCTGGGCTCGATCGTCGGGGGCCGGATCGCCGAGCGCGTCGGCCCGCGGCGCGCCGTCGTCGCCGACCAGCTCGTCGTCGCGCTGGCCCTGGCCACCGCGGCGCTCCTGCCGCACTACGCCGTGCTGCTCGGCGCCGCGGTCGTCGCGGGCGCGGGCTACGCCCTCACCAACGCCGGCACGAGCATCGCGATCGCCGCGGCGCTGCCGCCGCACCGGCACGGCGTCGCGCTCGCCGTCCGCACGGCGGGGGTGCCGCTGCTCGTCGCGATCTCCGCGGTGGTCGCGGCCGGGACCGCGGAGCTCGTCGGCTGGCGCGCGGTGCTCGGCGGGTACGCGCCGCTGCTGCTGCTCGTCGCCGCGCTCGCCCTCGCCGTGCTGCCCGGCCTCGCACCCGCGACGGCCGGCCGGACCGGCCCGGCCCCGCTCCCCCGCCGGTTCGGGTGGTTCCCGCTCGCGGCGTTCGCGCTGATCGCGGGCTCGCAGGCGCTGTTCTCGTGGATGGTGCCCTTCCTGCACGAGGTCGGCGGGGTGTCGCTCGCGGCGGCCGGCGCGCTCACCTCGACGGGGTCCCTCGCCGCGATCGTCGGGATGGTGGTGCTCGCCCGCCGCTCGGACCGGGCGGCGGCCGGCGGCAGGCTGCCCGCGATCGTCGTGCTGTGCCTGCTCGTCGCGGTCGGCCAGCTGCTGCTCGTCGCCGGGATACCGACCGGGCCGCCGCTCATGGTCGCCGGTCTGCTCGTCGCCACCGTCGCCCAGCTGGCGGCCATCAGCCTCATGCACGCGGCCGTGATCGCCGCGGCCCCCGGCGCGGTCGGCCGCGCGGCCGGCGTGACGATGGCCGGCTACTACCTCGGCGCCCTGGCCGGCCCGCCGCTGTTCGGGCTCCTCGTCGACCGCACGGGCGGCTACGGCCCGGCCTGGCTGGCCTGCGCCGCGCTGGTCGTGGCGGGCGCCGCGGGGTTCTGGCGGTGCCGGCGGATCACGTCGCCAGCGCCCGCGCGAGCCGCTCCCGGTAGCGCGCCACCGACTCCAGCTTGA
- a CDS encoding indolepyruvate ferredoxin oxidoreductase family protein, producing the protein MLTDVRPLRSYALTDRYTADFGLVHLTGLQALVRVLLDQHRHDRARGLDTRTFVSGYEGSPLAGLDLELGRHRRLLDEHGVVFTPGLNEEAAATAVQGTQLAAVTGGMRHDGVVGVWYGKAPGLDRASDAIRHANLMGTHRTGGVLALVGDDPGAKSSSVPCASEFALADLAVPVLYPADPQDVVRLGLHGIALSRASGLWAGLKVVTAVADGSATVRAGLDGFDPVLPELEADGRPYRHTVTGHLLQPALGPLERDLHRARLELARRYAAANGLDRITVRTGDDRIGLVAAGKTYLDLRQALDALGLDDDELRRRGVRLLKLGMVHPVEPGIVREFAAGLREVVVVEEKRSFVEAAVKDLLYGRPGAPAVLGKAGRGGAPLFPPHGELDPDLVATGLAGLLADLPSVAAWRERRRPARGRARRSRIDLPLLGRTPYFCSGCPHNTSTKPGDASLVGAGIGCHAMVLLMDPRQVGDVTGLTQMGGEGTQWIGMAPFVEARHFVQNIGDGTFHHSGSLAVRAAVAAGVDITFKLLHNATVAMTGGQDAVGALTVPALTRLLAAEGVARTIVTAEDPGRHRGAALAPGVEVWPRERLAEAQSVLAAVPGVTVLIHDQECAAEKRRKRKRGTLPTPAQRVMIDERVCEGCGDCGRASNCLSVQPVETEFGRKTQIHQSSCNLDFSCLAGDCPSFLTVVPGAAPARVAVPALDDALLPPPPPGSGAAEFALRMVGVGGTGVVTVAQVLATAALLAGRRVRGLDQTGLAQKGGAVVSDLKITAGPREAAGRLAAREADLYLCADLLAGADAGNLAVADPARTLAVVSTGRVPTGAMVVDPDTTFPDVDEVTGRITAAARSSVLLDARDLAERLFGGDQYANLLLVGAAFQAGALPLPADAVERAIALNGVAVEANVQAFRRGRQAVADPDALAAALAPPPAPPAPAAPAAPGPAVRVRAEPGSELARLVGVRVPELVAYQDARYAARYADDVERVRAAEAAAVPGSTALAEAVARNLHALMAYKDEYEVARLSLGPALAAEVEARFGVGARATRRLHPPALRAIGLRRKIGLGPAETPVFRVLRAMRRLRGTPFDPFGLAHVRRVERDLVVEYRAVLDGLLDALTPATHAHAVEVAGLPDLVRGYEQVKLESVARYRERLARALAT; encoded by the coding sequence TTGCTCACCGACGTCCGCCCCCTCCGGTCCTACGCCCTCACCGACCGCTACACCGCGGACTTCGGGCTGGTGCACCTCACCGGGCTGCAGGCGCTCGTGCGGGTGCTGCTCGACCAGCACCGGCACGACCGGGCCCGCGGGCTCGACACCCGCACCTTCGTCTCCGGCTACGAGGGGTCGCCGCTGGCCGGGCTCGACCTCGAGCTGGGCCGGCACCGCCGCCTGCTCGACGAGCACGGCGTCGTGTTCACCCCGGGCCTCAACGAGGAGGCCGCGGCGACGGCCGTGCAGGGCACCCAGCTGGCCGCCGTGACGGGCGGGATGCGCCACGACGGCGTGGTCGGCGTCTGGTACGGCAAGGCGCCCGGCCTGGACCGGGCGTCGGACGCGATCCGGCACGCCAACCTCATGGGCACCCACCGCACCGGCGGCGTGCTCGCGCTGGTCGGCGACGACCCGGGCGCGAAGTCGTCGAGCGTGCCGTGCGCCTCGGAGTTCGCCCTCGCCGACCTGGCGGTGCCGGTGCTGTACCCGGCCGACCCGCAGGACGTGGTCCGCCTCGGGCTGCACGGGATCGCGCTGTCCCGGGCCAGCGGCCTGTGGGCCGGGCTGAAGGTCGTCACGGCCGTCGCCGACGGGTCGGCGACCGTCCGCGCGGGGCTCGACGGCTTCGACCCGGTGCTCCCCGAGCTGGAGGCCGACGGGCGGCCCTACCGGCACACCGTCACCGGGCACCTGCTCCAGCCGGCGCTCGGCCCCCTGGAGCGCGACCTGCACCGGGCCCGCCTGGAGCTGGCCCGCCGCTACGCCGCGGCCAACGGGCTCGACCGGATCACCGTCCGCACCGGCGACGACCGGATCGGCCTGGTCGCGGCGGGCAAGACCTACCTCGACCTGCGCCAGGCGCTCGACGCCCTCGGCCTCGACGACGACGAGCTGCGCCGCCGCGGGGTGCGCCTGCTCAAGCTGGGGATGGTGCACCCCGTCGAGCCCGGGATCGTCCGGGAGTTCGCCGCGGGCCTGCGCGAGGTCGTCGTGGTGGAGGAGAAGCGGTCGTTCGTCGAGGCCGCGGTCAAGGACCTGCTCTACGGGCGTCCCGGGGCCCCCGCGGTGCTCGGCAAGGCCGGCCGCGGCGGCGCGCCGCTGTTCCCCCCGCACGGCGAGCTCGATCCCGATCTCGTCGCCACCGGGCTGGCCGGGCTGCTGGCCGACCTGCCGAGCGTCGCCGCGTGGCGCGAGCGCCGCCGCCCGGCGCGCGGTCGGGCGCGGCGGAGCCGGATCGACCTGCCGCTGCTCGGGCGCACCCCGTACTTCTGCTCGGGCTGCCCGCACAACACCTCGACCAAGCCCGGGGACGCCTCCCTCGTCGGTGCGGGCATCGGCTGCCACGCGATGGTGCTGCTGATGGACCCGCGGCAGGTCGGCGACGTCACCGGCCTGACGCAGATGGGCGGCGAGGGGACGCAGTGGATCGGGATGGCGCCGTTCGTCGAGGCCCGGCACTTCGTGCAGAACATCGGCGACGGCACGTTCCACCACTCGGGCTCGCTCGCCGTGCGCGCCGCGGTGGCGGCGGGCGTCGACATCACGTTCAAGCTGCTGCACAACGCGACCGTCGCCATGACCGGCGGGCAGGACGCCGTCGGCGCGCTGACCGTGCCCGCGCTGACCCGCCTGCTCGCGGCCGAGGGCGTGGCCCGCACGATCGTCACCGCCGAGGACCCGGGCCGCCACCGCGGGGCGGCGCTCGCCCCGGGCGTCGAGGTGTGGCCGCGCGAGCGGCTCGCCGAGGCCCAGAGCGTGCTCGCGGCCGTGCCCGGCGTGACCGTGCTGATCCACGACCAGGAGTGCGCCGCGGAGAAGCGGCGCAAGCGCAAGCGCGGCACGCTGCCGACGCCGGCCCAGCGGGTCATGATCGACGAGCGGGTGTGCGAGGGCTGCGGCGACTGCGGCCGCGCGTCGAACTGCCTGTCGGTGCAGCCGGTGGAGACCGAGTTCGGGCGGAAGACGCAGATCCACCAGTCGTCCTGCAACCTCGACTTCTCCTGCCTGGCCGGTGACTGCCCGTCCTTCCTCACCGTCGTGCCGGGCGCGGCGCCGGCGCGCGTCGCCGTCCCCGCGCTGGACGACGCCCTCCTGCCGCCGCCCCCGCCGGGGTCCGGTGCCGCGGAGTTCGCGCTGCGGATGGTCGGCGTCGGCGGCACCGGCGTCGTCACGGTGGCGCAGGTGCTGGCCACCGCGGCGCTGCTCGCGGGCCGCCGGGTGCGCGGGCTCGACCAGACGGGCCTGGCGCAGAAGGGCGGCGCCGTCGTCTCCGACCTGAAGATCACGGCCGGGCCGCGCGAGGCAGCCGGGCGGCTCGCCGCCCGCGAGGCCGACCTCTACCTGTGCGCCGACCTGCTCGCCGGGGCCGACGCCGGGAACCTCGCGGTGGCCGACCCCGCCCGCACGCTCGCGGTCGTCTCCACCGGCCGCGTGCCGACCGGGGCCATGGTCGTCGACCCGGACACCACCTTCCCCGACGTCGACGAGGTGACCGGCCGCATCACCGCCGCCGCCCGCAGCAGTGTGCTGCTCGACGCCCGGGACCTGGCCGAGCGGCTGTTCGGCGGCGACCAGTACGCGAACCTGCTGCTCGTCGGCGCCGCGTTCCAGGCCGGGGCGCTGCCGCTGCCGGCAGACGCGGTGGAGCGGGCGATCGCGCTCAACGGGGTCGCCGTCGAGGCCAACGTGCAGGCCTTCCGCCGGGGGCGCCAGGCCGTCGCCGACCCGGACGCGCTCGCCGCCGCGCTGGCCCCGCCGCCGGCCCCGCCCGCCCCCGCGGCACCGGCCGCGCCCGGGCCGGCCGTGCGGGTGCGCGCCGAGCCGGGGTCGGAGCTGGCCCGCCTGGTCGGCGTCCGCGTCCCCGAGCTCGTCGCCTACCAGGACGCCCGGTACGCCGCGCGCTACGCCGACGACGTCGAGCGGGTCCGGGCGGCGGAGGCCGCCGCCGTGCCCGGGTCGACGGCGCTGGCCGAGGCCGTGGCCCGGAACCTGCACGCGCTCATGGCCTACAAGGACGAGTACGAGGTGGCGCGGCTGTCGCTGGGCCCCGCGCTGGCCGCCGAGGTCGAGGCCCGCTTCGGCGTCGGCGCCCGGGCCACCCGCCGGCTCCACCCGCCCGCGCTCCGCGCGATCGGCCTGCGGCGCAAGATCGGGCTCGGCCCGGCGGAGACGCCGGTGTTCCGGGTGCTGCGGGCGATGCGCCGGCTGCGCGGCACTCCGTTCGACCCCTTCGGGCTCGCGCACGTGCGCCGGGTCGAGCGCGACCTCGTCGTCGAGTACCGGGCCGTGCTCGACGGCCTGCTCGACGCCCTCACGCCGGCGACGCACGCGCACGCCGTCGAGGTCGCGGGGCTGCCGGACCTCGTCCGCGGCTACGAGCAGGTCAAGCTGGAGTCGGTGGCGCGCTACCGGGAGCGGCTCGCGCGGGCGCTGGCGACGTGA
- a CDS encoding Lrp/AsnC family transcriptional regulator, producing MILDELDRALLVLLLERPRAGLREYARNLGIARGTVASRFLRLQESGAIASLAPQVAPRAFGYAIHAFVHLDLAQGRLDSVVARLAEVPEVVEAHTVTGDGDLLCQLVARDTAELESLVQTLIAVDGVVRTRSQIALTQRIPRRTLPLVRAARWRARR from the coding sequence ATGATCCTCGACGAGCTCGACCGGGCACTGCTGGTGCTCCTGCTGGAGCGGCCGCGGGCCGGGCTGCGCGAGTACGCCCGCAACCTCGGGATCGCGCGCGGCACGGTTGCGAGCCGGTTCCTGCGGCTGCAGGAGTCCGGCGCGATCGCGAGCCTCGCCCCGCAGGTCGCGCCGCGCGCGTTCGGCTACGCCATCCACGCCTTCGTGCACCTGGACCTGGCCCAGGGCCGGCTCGACTCGGTCGTCGCGCGGCTGGCCGAGGTGCCCGAGGTCGTGGAGGCGCACACGGTCACCGGGGACGGCGACCTGCTCTGCCAGCTGGTCGCGCGCGACACCGCCGAGCTGGAGAGCCTGGTCCAGACGCTCATCGCGGTGGACGGGGTCGTGCGGACGCGCTCGCAGATCGCGCTCACCCAGCGCATCCCGCGCCGCACGCTGCCGCTCGTGCGCGCCGCGCGCTGGCGCGCCCGGCGGTGA
- a CDS encoding ABC transporter ATP-binding protein, which translates to MLLDVERVRTGYGRLEVLHDISLHVEQGEIVTVLGPNGTGKTTLMRLLSGVLPVWAGQVSFDGTDLGRTTPEKRAALGLCQLPEGRGIFQTLTVGENLDLGAVSSRRSGAELRADRDRVLGVFPELAGRLAASASSLSGGQQQMLALARALMGRPRLLLIDELSFGLAPRIVGDLFTVVRDLREDGVTFLIVEQQASALRVSDRTYILRNGRNELDRPSAELLDSDELVASYLR; encoded by the coding sequence TTGCTGCTGGACGTTGAGCGGGTGCGCACCGGCTACGGGCGGCTGGAGGTCCTCCACGACATCAGCCTGCACGTGGAGCAGGGCGAGATCGTGACGGTGCTCGGCCCCAACGGCACCGGGAAGACGACGCTGATGCGGCTGCTCTCGGGCGTGCTGCCGGTGTGGGCGGGGCAGGTGTCCTTCGACGGCACCGACCTCGGCCGGACGACGCCGGAGAAGCGCGCGGCGCTGGGGCTGTGCCAGCTCCCGGAGGGCCGGGGCATCTTCCAGACCCTGACCGTCGGGGAGAACCTCGACCTCGGCGCGGTGAGCAGCAGGCGGTCCGGGGCGGAGCTGCGGGCCGACCGCGACCGCGTCCTCGGCGTCTTCCCGGAGCTGGCCGGGCGGCTGGCCGCGTCGGCGTCGTCGCTGTCGGGCGGGCAGCAGCAGATGCTGGCCCTGGCCCGCGCGCTGATGGGGCGCCCCCGGCTGCTGCTGATCGACGAGCTCTCGTTCGGCCTCGCCCCGCGGATCGTCGGCGACCTGTTCACGGTGGTGCGCGACCTGCGCGAGGACGGGGTCACCTTCCTCATCGTGGAGCAGCAGGCGTCGGCGCTGCGGGTGTCGGACCGCACCTACATCCTGCGCAACGGCCGCAACGAGCTCGACCGCCCGTCCGCCGAGCTGCTCGACTCCGACGAGCTCGTCGCGTCCTACCTCCGGTGA
- a CDS encoding ABC transporter ATP-binding protein: protein MPADRALIELTDVRKAFGGNLVLDGVSFAARPGFTGLIGPNGAGKTTCLNVISGYLQPDAGTVRIGDQEVVGLAPHAVARMGVSRTFQTPRLIPDLSVVDNVLVGGTRHHRAGHVAELLGLRTAREDEARVRERAAALLDAFGLADVGGRQAGRFPIGTQKIIEVVRALLNEPTVLLLDEPAAGLGAEDVDRLVEGLRAWTGEAGTAIVIIEHDLELISRLCPVAAVLHFGRIIQFGAPEEVLRDPVVVEAYLGAGFAAGR from the coding sequence GTGCCGGCTGACCGCGCGCTCATCGAGCTGACCGACGTCCGCAAGGCGTTCGGCGGCAACCTGGTCCTGGACGGCGTCAGCTTCGCCGCCCGCCCGGGCTTCACCGGGCTGATCGGCCCCAACGGCGCCGGCAAGACCACCTGCCTCAACGTCATCTCCGGCTACCTGCAGCCCGACGCGGGCACGGTCCGCATCGGCGACCAGGAGGTCGTGGGGCTCGCCCCGCACGCCGTCGCGCGGATGGGGGTGTCGCGCACGTTCCAGACGCCGCGGCTCATCCCCGACCTCTCCGTGGTCGACAACGTGCTCGTCGGCGGCACCCGGCACCACCGGGCGGGCCACGTCGCCGAGCTGCTCGGCCTGCGCACCGCCCGCGAGGACGAGGCGCGCGTGCGCGAGCGGGCCGCGGCCCTGCTCGACGCGTTCGGTCTCGCCGACGTCGGCGGCCGGCAGGCGGGCCGGTTCCCGATCGGCACCCAGAAGATCATCGAGGTGGTCCGGGCGCTGCTCAACGAGCCGACGGTGCTGCTGCTCGACGAGCCCGCGGCCGGGCTGGGCGCCGAGGACGTCGACCGGCTGGTCGAGGGACTGCGCGCCTGGACGGGCGAGGCGGGCACGGCGATCGTCATCATCGAGCACGACCTCGAGCTCATCAGCCGGCTGTGCCCCGTCGCGGCCGTGCTGCACTTCGGACGGATCATCCAGTTCGGCGCACCGGAGGAGGTCCTGCGGGACCCGGTCGTCGTCGAGGCGTACCTGGGAGCTGGCTTTGCTGCTGGACGTTGA
- a CDS encoding branched-chain amino acid ABC transporter permease yields MTTVGEPAPAGAPVPRTRGTAAPARGRGALKAVAAVVAVAVLFAAPFGVNTYMLFVLNLTLVYVISTLGFNLLVGWSGQIGLAHAALFAIGAYGSAIAVDGGVPFLLTIPLVALAAATLAVVIGFPAIRLTGFFLAIATLALGMAIIEVLTVAAPITGGGGGMDVAVWKIPGITGSASTYFVTLVVAVVAYVLVRRALVGRFGRTLQTVRHLGTLSGSLGVSVLRYRLTAFALSGFLAAIAGALYAQLQTFIFPAMFGMNLLVPMLVMVFVGGAGSLWGPVVGAAFAVVLIEFFQDLGDLQAIAYGIVLMLAIAVLPGGLVSLGRTARESRWVGRLTSRGRAATGEGTGRAG; encoded by the coding sequence GTGACCACGGTCGGCGAACCCGCGCCGGCGGGCGCACCGGTGCCGCGCACGCGCGGCACGGCGGCCCCGGCCCGGGGTCGCGGCGCCCTGAAGGCGGTGGCGGCCGTCGTCGCCGTCGCCGTCCTGTTCGCCGCCCCGTTCGGGGTGAACACCTACATGCTGTTCGTGCTGAACCTGACGCTCGTCTACGTCATCAGCACGCTCGGGTTCAACCTGCTCGTCGGCTGGTCCGGGCAGATCGGCCTGGCCCACGCCGCGCTGTTCGCGATCGGCGCCTACGGCAGCGCCATCGCCGTCGACGGGGGCGTGCCCTTCCTCCTGACGATCCCGCTGGTCGCGCTGGCCGCCGCCACGCTCGCCGTGGTCATCGGCTTCCCCGCGATCCGCCTCACGGGCTTCTTCCTGGCCATCGCCACGCTCGCGCTGGGCATGGCGATCATCGAGGTGCTCACCGTGGCCGCCCCGATCACCGGCGGCGGCGGCGGGATGGACGTGGCGGTGTGGAAGATCCCGGGCATCACCGGGAGCGCGTCCACCTACTTCGTCACGCTGGTCGTGGCGGTGGTCGCCTACGTCCTGGTGCGCCGGGCGCTGGTCGGGCGCTTCGGGCGCACGCTGCAGACGGTGCGCCACCTCGGCACGCTCTCGGGCTCGCTGGGCGTGTCGGTGCTGCGGTACCGGCTCACCGCGTTCGCCCTCTCGGGCTTCCTCGCCGCGATCGCCGGTGCGCTCTACGCGCAGCTGCAGACGTTCATCTTCCCGGCCATGTTCGGGATGAACCTGCTGGTGCCGATGCTGGTGATGGTGTTCGTCGGCGGGGCCGGGTCGCTGTGGGGGCCGGTGGTGGGCGCGGCGTTCGCCGTCGTGCTCATCGAGTTCTTCCAGGACCTCGGCGACCTGCAGGCCATCGCGTACGGGATCGTGCTCATGCTCGCGATCGCGGTGCTGCCCGGCGGGCTGGTGTCGCTGGGCCGGACCGCCCGGGAGTCCCGGTGGGTCGGGCGCCTGACCTCGCGGGGCCGGGCGGCGACGGGGGAGGGGACCGGCCGTGCCGGCTGA